In Chryseobacterium camelliae, one DNA window encodes the following:
- a CDS encoding SdpA family antimicrobial peptide system protein: MKKISIYSIIALFSGLFVVLFIFFKLLSVYLGNNPLNNSQSIKASYVSFFPEGWAFFTKTSKDPKIHIFSVKGNKIKYLNLRNFSSEYYFGISRHNRVLNIEIGNIIQRIKEDSVKSFTITAKSELNILDRVKSDTLHYSNIIIDNKSIKNFNGKYLISLEIIPPWSLLNQSPEYPSKFVVFPINLIRK, translated from the coding sequence ATGAAAAAAATAAGCATATACTCAATAATAGCTCTTTTTTCAGGGCTATTTGTTGTTTTATTCATATTCTTTAAACTCCTCAGTGTTTATTTAGGAAACAACCCTCTTAACAATAGCCAGAGCATAAAAGCATCCTACGTTTCGTTTTTTCCGGAAGGTTGGGCTTTTTTTACTAAAACTTCAAAAGATCCAAAAATTCATATCTTTTCTGTAAAAGGAAATAAGATAAAATATCTTAATCTTAGAAATTTCTCCTCTGAATATTATTTTGGTATATCTAGGCACAATCGAGTATTAAATATTGAAATAGGAAATATTATACAACGTATTAAAGAAGATTCTGTTAAATCATTTACAATAACTGCAAAGTCTGAATTAAATATTTTGGATAGGGTAAAGTCTGACACTTTACATTACTCAAATATCATAATAGACAATAAAAGTATTAAAAATTTTAATGGAAAATACTTAATTTCATTAGAAATTATTCCTCCTTGGTCTTTATTAAATCAAAGCCCAGAATACCCTTCCAAATTCGTAGTTTTCCCTATAAATCTTATCAGGAAATGA
- a CDS encoding sporulation-delaying protein SdpB family protein, translated as MKSLILFLERKSIFNERLAFVRSIFALGALLTLLFNNVPELADFELLANKQDMIFVRNIPLTNFSIFYFLGLEVGKYVSILILLSVFTGFIPQVTGLLQAWVHYSICNSFLVVEGGDQIASNLTILLVLICLFDNRLNQWRPERKSEGRKPVNVFFNVYYFLIILQVAIIYLHSGIGKLYNEEWRNGTCAYYWFTHNVFGAPVWIQKIYNIFTLSKFAPLFTWSVIILELLLFACILATNRKLKYIFLIIGLIFHLSIIFTHGLVSFFCSMAAALILYLDDKNIIYLKIKEIFIKNYYGKKV; from the coding sequence ATGAAATCATTAATTTTATTTTTGGAAAGAAAATCTATATTTAACGAGCGTTTAGCATTTGTCCGATCTATATTCGCCTTAGGTGCTTTATTAACTCTTTTATTCAATAATGTTCCAGAATTAGCTGATTTTGAGTTATTAGCGAATAAACAGGATATGATATTCGTAAGAAATATACCACTCACTAATTTTAGTATTTTCTATTTCTTAGGTTTGGAGGTGGGAAAATATGTTTCTATCCTGATCCTGTTATCCGTATTTACAGGCTTTATTCCTCAAGTAACAGGTCTATTACAAGCATGGGTACATTATAGCATTTGTAATAGTTTCTTGGTTGTGGAAGGTGGTGATCAGATTGCCTCAAACCTTACCATTCTGCTTGTTCTTATATGTTTATTTGATAACCGGTTAAATCAATGGAGGCCAGAAAGAAAAAGTGAAGGCAGAAAGCCTGTTAATGTTTTTTTTAATGTATATTACTTTTTGATTATACTTCAAGTTGCTATCATATATCTGCATTCGGGTATCGGAAAACTATACAATGAAGAGTGGAGAAATGGAACCTGTGCATATTATTGGTTTACGCACAACGTATTTGGAGCGCCGGTTTGGATACAGAAAATTTACAATATTTTTACATTAAGTAAGTTTGCCCCCCTATTTACATGGTCTGTCATTATTTTAGAACTTTTACTTTTTGCATGTATATTGGCTACAAATAGAAAGTTAAAGTATATCTTTTTAATTATTGGATTGATTTTTCACCTGAGCATTATTTTTACTCATGGTTTAGTCTCCTTTTTCTGCTCTATGGCTGCAGCATTGATACTCTATCTTGATGATAAAAATATCATATATCTGAAAATAAAAGAAATATTTATTAAAAACTATTATGGTAAGAAAGTATAA
- a CDS encoding PH domain-containing protein, with amino-acid sequence MVRKYKARMGAMSIFLTVMLNVFIISLYYFIIFRKDYVNIPSTVTKYFLLLLFAIIAIVPYILHPKEYLIKDNYILIKSPVFTIKKINIYDLVDIKETSTHAFNMHIRMFASKGFWGYFGIFNSRPYGRYSVYASNLTDLVFIITKTKNITIISPKQRLDFIMVCQKIRSQQLEKLD; translated from the coding sequence ATGGTAAGAAAGTATAAAGCTAGAATGGGAGCAATGTCTATATTCCTGACAGTAATGCTAAATGTATTTATTATTAGTCTTTACTATTTTATTATTTTTAGAAAAGACTATGTTAATATTCCTTCAACAGTGACGAAATATTTTCTTTTATTGTTGTTTGCTATAATAGCTATAGTTCCGTATATTTTGCATCCTAAAGAATATTTGATAAAGGATAATTATATTCTTATAAAATCACCTGTTTTCACCATAAAAAAGATTAACATTTATGATTTGGTGGATATAAAAGAAACAAGTACACATGCATTCAATATGCATATACGTATGTTTGCTTCGAAGGGCTTTTGGGGGTACTTTGGAATATTTAATTCAAGACCATATGGCAGGTATTCAGTATATGCTTCCAATCTAACAGATCTTGTATTTATTATTACAAAAACCAAGAACATTACTATTATTAGTCCAAAGCAAAGGCTTGATTTTATAATGGTCTGTCAGAAAATAAGATCTCAACAATTGGAAAAATTGGATTAG